One segment of Neobacillus endophyticus DNA contains the following:
- a CDS encoding replicative DNA helicase, translated as MEEFQPFYQEAEEAIVGAFFLDGGLVKECTILPEQLYTRKLRTIFSAIRSLDSKGVPIDFLTVVQELGDQCLEWLGGVSYLNQLAGSVPTTANFHFYEKIVKEYDQKRKAIQVAGKIIEQAGTEEIGKTLRDGINELMAVEDNQTDEEDGHLTPAIADLYEDCEKEQSEIVGIASGFADLDQLTKGFNESDLIIVGARPSMGKTAFALNIALNASIQDVSVIFSLEMGKKQLLRRLTGSMAKIDSLKMKNPRREFHDE; from the coding sequence GTGGAGGAATTCCAACCATTTTATCAGGAAGCAGAAGAAGCCATCGTGGGAGCATTCTTTTTAGATGGGGGATTAGTGAAAGAGTGCACGATTCTACCTGAACAGCTGTATACCAGAAAGCTACGGACTATTTTTTCAGCCATTCGCAGTTTGGATAGCAAGGGCGTCCCCATTGATTTTCTGACAGTTGTTCAGGAATTAGGAGATCAATGTTTGGAGTGGCTCGGCGGTGTCAGTTACCTAAATCAATTAGCCGGCAGCGTCCCCACAACAGCCAACTTTCATTTTTATGAAAAAATAGTGAAGGAATACGATCAGAAGCGTAAGGCCATTCAGGTTGCCGGAAAAATCATCGAGCAGGCTGGAACGGAAGAAATCGGAAAAACCTTGAGGGATGGAATTAATGAGCTTATGGCTGTTGAGGACAATCAAACGGACGAAGAGGATGGCCATCTTACACCTGCCATAGCCGATTTATATGAGGATTGTGAAAAGGAACAGAGTGAAATCGTGGGAATTGCTTCGGGTTTTGCTGATTTGGATCAACTGACGAAAGGGTTTAACGAATCTGATTTGATCATTGTCGGAGCTCGGCCTAGCATGGGAAAAACGGCTTTTGCCTTAAATATAGCCCTGAACGCGTCTATTCAAGATGTAAGTGTCATTTTTTCCTTAGAAATGGGAAAAAAACAACTGCTCAGACGGCTAACGGGTTCAATGGCAAAAATCGACAGCCTGAAAATGAAGAACCCCAGAAGAGAGTTTCATGACGAATAG
- a CDS encoding replicative helicase loader/inhibitor, producing the protein MIKRETFELLKQIAVFYDQFEVNQEKVNLWHQMLRDSNFEDVRNNLYTYVKESAFPPKVSDLMAKSTPAMTTPNTDETKEIMKKRSTPAREDVVQRELANMRAILGIVRR; encoded by the coding sequence ATGATTAAGCGGGAGACGTTTGAATTATTAAAGCAAATAGCCGTTTTTTATGATCAGTTTGAAGTAAATCAGGAGAAAGTGAATTTATGGCATCAAATGCTTAGAGATTCCAACTTTGAAGATGTCAGGAACAACTTATACACCTATGTAAAGGAATCCGCTTTTCCTCCCAAAGTCTCCGACCTAATGGCAAAATCAACTCCAGCTATGACCACTCCTAATACAGACGAGACGAAAGAAATAATGAAGAAAAGGAGTACACCAGCAAGGGAAGATGTCGTCCAAAGGGAACTGGCCAATATGAGAGCTATTTTAGGAATTGTTAGGAGGTGA
- a CDS encoding conserved phage C-terminal domain-containing protein — protein sequence MSRLLIKENPVMIVPSLAVKIGLNEAVVLQQIHYWLGISKHQFQGRKWVYNTYQDWQKQLPFWSVSTIKRTILSLERQKFLVSGNWNLLKMDQTKWYTIDYHKLKELEEDQSVVSSDQFESPAGQPEPKISADQAEERSKLALPIPEISSESTSEKIPFVEIIHYLNEKTKSDYKLSTMKTQDLIRARLSEGFTLEDFKKVIDIKTAEWLEDPQMCKYLRPATLFGSKFEAYLNQKSFKKILNEEDFDLND from the coding sequence ATGAGCAGGCTGTTGATTAAAGAAAATCCGGTGATGATTGTGCCATCGTTGGCGGTAAAGATTGGACTCAATGAAGCGGTGGTGCTGCAGCAGATTCATTATTGGCTGGGTATCAGCAAGCATCAGTTTCAAGGAAGAAAGTGGGTTTACAATACCTATCAGGATTGGCAGAAGCAGCTGCCGTTTTGGTCAGTCAGCACCATTAAGCGGACAATCCTTTCACTTGAACGCCAGAAATTTCTTGTCTCTGGGAATTGGAATTTGCTGAAAATGGATCAAACCAAATGGTACACAATTGATTACCACAAGCTGAAAGAATTGGAAGAAGACCAAAGTGTGGTCTCATCGGATCAATTTGAGTCACCTGCTGGTCAACCTGAACCGAAGATAAGTGCAGATCAGGCCGAGGAAAGGTCAAAACTGGCCCTACCAATACCAGAGATTTCTTCAGAGAGTACATCAGAGAAAATACCTTTCGTCGAGATCATCCATTATCTCAATGAAAAAACAAAGTCCGATTATAAACTAAGTACAATGAAAACCCAGGATTTAATCAGGGCAAGGCTTAGTGAAGGCTTTACCTTGGAGGATTTTAAAAAGGTGATTGACATCAAGACAGCAGAATGGCTGGAAGATCCGCAAATGTGCAAATACTTGAGACCAGCCACGTTGTTTGGCAGCAAATTTGAAGCATATTTAAACCAAAAATCTTTTAAGAAAATCTTAAACGAGGAGGATTTTGATTTAAATGATTAA
- a CDS encoding alpha/beta hydrolase, which yields MKKGKNKKSWWRPFLAAPILFFLAPISIGLYLTHPFPARTTKNPKDYGLDFEEIEFFSRKDQLKLSGWWIAASSKPSNKVVITAHGYTNERAMEGIEGLQLAKVLSEQGYNVLMFDFRNAGQSKGRTTGFGFFEKHDLFSAIDYAIQKKNQEKIALLGWSMGASTALIAGCEHPNVSVIIADSPFSDLEDFLKENLSFWSKLPKRPFTPIIYHSMRKLHKIDPNEVSPIYSVSNSKGKSFLLIHSIGDEAIPFTESEKIFRAISPGSPKEFWLTENGEHINSYLLNKDEYQQRVLQFLDQYFQ from the coding sequence ATGAAAAAGGGAAAAAACAAAAAATCGTGGTGGCGGCCGTTTTTGGCAGCACCTATATTATTTTTTCTTGCCCCTATTTCCATCGGCTTATATCTTACTCACCCCTTCCCGGCCAGAACGACGAAAAACCCGAAGGATTACGGGCTTGACTTCGAAGAAATTGAATTTTTTAGCCGAAAAGATCAATTAAAGCTATCTGGTTGGTGGATTGCTGCCTCTTCCAAGCCAAGCAATAAGGTGGTTATAACCGCCCACGGTTATACCAATGAACGTGCCATGGAAGGAATCGAAGGACTGCAGCTCGCCAAAGTACTATCGGAACAAGGCTATAATGTACTGATGTTTGATTTTCGCAATGCGGGTCAATCAAAGGGAAGAACCACTGGGTTTGGTTTTTTTGAAAAGCATGATTTATTTTCCGCGATTGATTATGCGATTCAGAAAAAAAATCAGGAAAAGATTGCGCTTCTTGGCTGGAGTATGGGTGCTTCGACTGCGCTTATTGCCGGCTGTGAGCATCCTAATGTGTCCGTCATTATTGCTGACAGTCCATTCAGTGATTTAGAAGACTTCTTAAAAGAAAATCTTTCTTTTTGGTCCAAATTACCAAAACGCCCCTTTACACCGATTATTTACCATTCCATGCGGAAACTCCACAAAATTGACCCCAATGAAGTTTCACCTATTTATAGCGTAAGTAACAGTAAAGGGAAATCCTTCTTACTGATCCATAGCATAGGTGATGAAGCCATACCTTTTACTGAGAGTGAAAAAATATTTCGAGCCATCTCTCCAGGGAGCCCTAAAGAATTTTGGCTGACTGAAAATGGGGAGCATATTAATTCGTATCTTTTAAATAAAGATGAATACCAGCAGCGTGTCCTTCAGTTTCTCGATCAATATTTTCAGTAA
- a CDS encoding DUF3800 domain-containing protein, whose translation MEDIQYAFIDEFGDYRFDFDKNDVSSHFMIVSIHVKDSNKDMLEHELERIFEKSSYILQDRTKQDDAQFIPLLNDLKALPFSVYAYVIDKRKIRENSGIMHQTPFIKYLKRLVFDDLRQSFEQLDLVVDHQERKPFLREFKNYITARSIPDLFNYSTFGFNQVQSERLIQLANLIAVILAKGYDTTQLSDHYRSFFKIIKPKIAAINLFPLDYKNFLFDYKFDQQDSRYDAVIIQQAVNLAFKYMEKHQKSEEDEEKLRMDFLKFLLFNLKENPLEYVYTQEILDNLNAIRDVNISQHYFRSSIVSKLRDSGLLIASSSKGYKLPASLNDLYDFVNLSSLTIYPMIQRIAKCREQILQATNKEIDILEQKEYEYLKRIIDLKTMKI comes from the coding sequence ATGGAAGATATTCAATATGCTTTTATAGATGAATTTGGTGATTACCGTTTTGATTTTGATAAAAATGATGTTTCCAGCCATTTTATGATCGTTTCCATCCATGTGAAAGATAGCAACAAAGACATGTTAGAGCATGAACTGGAAAGGATATTCGAAAAATCCTCTTATATTCTTCAAGATAGAACCAAACAGGATGATGCGCAATTCATCCCATTATTAAATGATTTGAAAGCATTGCCGTTTAGCGTGTATGCGTATGTCATTGACAAACGAAAGATCAGGGAAAATAGCGGAATTATGCATCAAACACCATTTATCAAGTATTTAAAACGCTTAGTATTTGATGACTTACGTCAGTCATTTGAACAATTGGATCTGGTGGTGGACCATCAGGAAAGAAAACCTTTTTTGCGAGAATTTAAAAATTACATCACGGCGAGGTCCATTCCGGATTTATTCAATTATTCAACCTTTGGATTTAACCAAGTTCAGTCCGAACGTTTGATCCAGTTGGCGAATCTTATTGCGGTGATTCTCGCAAAAGGGTACGATACGACCCAACTCTCCGACCATTACCGGTCATTTTTCAAAATCATCAAACCGAAAATTGCCGCCATCAATTTATTTCCACTTGATTATAAAAACTTTCTATTCGATTACAAATTTGATCAGCAAGACTCCCGATACGATGCCGTCATTATTCAACAAGCTGTCAATCTTGCCTTCAAGTATATGGAGAAACACCAAAAGAGTGAAGAAGATGAAGAAAAGCTCCGGATGGATTTTCTCAAGTTCCTGTTGTTCAACCTTAAAGAAAATCCCCTGGAATACGTCTATACCCAGGAGATATTGGATAATTTGAATGCGATTAGAGATGTCAACATTAGCCAGCACTATTTTCGCTCAAGTATTGTCTCCAAGCTGCGTGACAGCGGGCTGCTGATTGCCAGCAGCAGTAAAGGGTACAAACTGCCGGCATCCTTAAATGATTTATATGACTTTGTGAATCTTTCCAGCTTAACAATCTATCCAATGATCCAAAGAATTGCCAAGTGCCGCGAGCAGATTCTTCAGGCAACAAACAAGGAAATTGATATTCTCGAGCAAAAAGAATATGAATACCTAAAAAGAATCATTGATTTGAAGACAATGAAGATATAG
- a CDS encoding carboxymuconolactone decarboxylase family protein, with translation MNARIESNIPPKMKEMAPEFVEYSENILFEKVWRDPVLTAKERSVATLSALISIGNTEQLPFHLELAKRNGMTEKEIIALVTHMAFYNGWPKAALALNVILK, from the coding sequence ATGAATGCGCGGATTGAATCCAATATCCCTCCAAAAATGAAAGAAATGGCTCCCGAATTTGTTGAATACAGTGAGAACATATTATTTGAAAAAGTATGGAGAGATCCGGTTTTAACAGCAAAAGAAAGAAGCGTAGCTACACTTTCAGCACTAATAAGCATCGGCAATACGGAGCAATTGCCATTCCATCTGGAGTTGGCGAAAAGGAATGGAATGACTGAGAAGGAAATCATTGCGTTAGTTACACATATGGCCTTTTATAATGGGTGGCCGAAAGCTGCCTTGGCATTAAATGTCATACTAAAATGA
- a CDS encoding LysR family transcriptional regulator: protein MDIKELITFKTIVETGTFSHAAKRLNYAQSTITTHIKKLEKDLGFLLFERGWDARLTDEGKLFAEEVEQLLMHWDYSITQAQRISKEEKGILRIGLLESVAPKLIQAILDFLNEQKPYLHCDFVIGNTALLSRMIDQNQLDFAVCGENINYSNLKFTPLCNQQIEFFVNNPDHPLLQKEETDVFEFIEYPILIGENSCISYRSVNAFLSENNLSFKRIYHCSALHLIPQLVTGDAIGIIPKGTDLQKCSIPFKVKGFDPEIMIGLLISKNKRNYLSHTKQELMNLVETICIE from the coding sequence ATGGATATAAAAGAATTGATCACATTTAAAACGATTGTTGAAACAGGGACTTTTTCCCATGCTGCAAAACGTTTAAACTATGCTCAGTCCACTATCACAACACATATTAAAAAGCTAGAAAAAGATCTTGGTTTTCTTCTTTTTGAAAGAGGATGGGATGCTCGTTTAACGGATGAAGGGAAATTATTTGCGGAGGAAGTTGAGCAGTTGTTGATGCATTGGGATTATTCCATCACGCAGGCACAGCGGATCAGCAAAGAAGAAAAAGGTATATTACGAATTGGTCTATTAGAATCAGTTGCCCCCAAATTGATCCAGGCAATTTTAGACTTTTTAAACGAACAAAAGCCTTACCTCCACTGTGATTTCGTCATCGGAAACACAGCCCTTTTATCCAGAATGATCGATCAAAATCAGCTCGATTTTGCCGTGTGCGGGGAAAATATAAATTATTCGAACCTAAAGTTTACTCCGCTATGTAACCAGCAAATTGAATTTTTCGTCAACAATCCGGATCATCCCTTGTTACAAAAAGAAGAGACAGACGTATTCGAGTTCATTGAATATCCTATTTTAATAGGAGAAAACAGCTGTATTTCTTATCGATCCGTGAATGCTTTTTTATCAGAAAATAACCTATCTTTTAAAAGAATCTATCATTGCAGTGCTTTGCATCTGATTCCGCAATTAGTGACAGGGGATGCAATTGGGATCATCCCTAAGGGCACTGATTTACAGAAATGTTCGATTCCTTTTAAAGTGAAAGGATTTGATCCCGAAATTATGATTGGTCTATTAATTTCTAAGAATAAAAGAAACTATTTAAGTCATACAAAACAGGAATTGATGAACTTGGTTGAAACTATATGCATCGAATAA
- a CDS encoding phosphoribosyltransferase has product MFTYLSYDDIAFRIDAMIEDVRKQKFSSLVVIVRGGTFPGIHLSVRTGIPIYYLNYERDSKKQASKISWIGSAPPIGKTLLCEDMAGSGKTLIESRQFIEERGFEVQSFVVYKDTYSASIPEFFCFSTNDPEERFVVPWEKEKFNPKSTFTSDKPLLDHEYEFTGWDMDGIFLADVPKEYYLKNTEQALLMRDEYPISSNRPILREHDVIITGRPIEDKERTHVWLNRNNVFHPVYFRDNGKMNPTALSTAMWKGRKAVEIGCLRYVESDVEQAIFISKNFPHLEVVWWNNANPISIKASSFSKIS; this is encoded by the coding sequence ATGTTTACCTATTTAAGTTATGACGATATTGCATTTAGAATTGATGCGATGATTGAGGATGTTCGGAAACAAAAATTTTCTTCCCTTGTGGTGATTGTAAGAGGAGGAACTTTCCCAGGTATTCATTTATCAGTAAGAACAGGGATTCCAATTTATTATCTGAACTATGAGAGAGATAGTAAAAAACAAGCATCTAAAATCAGTTGGATTGGTTCAGCTCCACCGATTGGAAAAACGTTGTTATGCGAGGATATGGCAGGTTCTGGAAAAACGCTAATTGAGAGTCGTCAATTTATAGAAGAACGAGGATTCGAAGTACAGTCATTCGTGGTTTATAAAGACACGTATTCTGCCTCCATACCCGAATTCTTTTGTTTTAGTACGAATGACCCTGAAGAACGATTTGTAGTTCCTTGGGAAAAAGAAAAGTTTAATCCAAAGTCCACTTTCACTTCGGATAAACCATTACTTGATCATGAATACGAATTCACGGGTTGGGATATGGACGGTATATTTTTAGCTGATGTTCCTAAAGAGTATTATCTGAAAAATACCGAACAAGCTCTATTAATGCGTGATGAATACCCGATCTCTTCAAATCGGCCTATATTGAGAGAACACGATGTTATCATTACAGGTAGACCCATCGAGGACAAAGAAAGAACCCATGTTTGGTTAAATCGAAACAACGTTTTTCATCCTGTATATTTTCGGGACAATGGAAAAATGAATCCTACAGCATTATCGACAGCAATGTGGAAAGGAAGAAAGGCAGTAGAAATTGGATGTTTACGCTATGTGGAAAGTGATGTAGAACAAGCCATTTTTATCTCTAAAAATTTTCCACATTTAGAAGTTGTTTGGTGGAACAATGCAAATCCAATATCTATCAAAGCTTCTTCCTTTTCAAAAATTTCTTAA
- a CDS encoding sensor histidine kinase, which yields MKKIVVATFSVIMVVLIMSNLFYYTSTRDELILSQERDITDTVSYIKSSLETNNNGNHMFGQEINDALRLASLAIEAKLPPRIEGVTNDQLKQLANQLGIDDITLMVKNGDKNDFLCAKSSDPAEVGTTTNDWGDNWNRMFTQLWVQQNVKLEHNFGQALPNFWAGPPDTSYNHPDKVYNYGYYNDGKTNYIIDPFISDATLVKFNQIAGVDATIQKLIKADPMLLEIGVVNSNQLEGKAKREKIELSLNKTVFHNRILVDGKLKYQIYDDKKYAKKAVESNTTVSKVFLFKGNQILKTYMPVNIDFDGNVQKNKMVAIVTSDYKEIRHALTKKESQALFFTFISSIIGIVLTILLSRYITRQSVILVKVQSVYSDNIQQLYKTIQEQRHDIKHHFSTLQGLLYMKQYQEMEKYISNLTKVQISINEDVSINIPVFSGLLKTKIAKALDRDIQFSHHFENLETINFDTMKLTEIVRIIGNILSNAFIAVMENEETNRKVILRGNINKENVVFKIYNNGPRIEPEHLSHIFDFGFTTGKNNGGSGIGLASAKKIVESYKGKIKVTSDEEWTTFIITLPISKLITSEFN from the coding sequence ATGAAAAAAATAGTTGTGGCTACATTTTCTGTTATCATGGTTGTGTTAATTATGAGCAACCTTTTTTATTACACATCTACAAGAGATGAATTAATTCTTTCTCAAGAAAGGGATATTACGGATACTGTATCCTATATCAAATCATCCCTAGAAACGAACAACAACGGGAATCATATGTTTGGTCAAGAGATTAACGATGCGTTACGATTAGCATCACTTGCAATAGAAGCTAAACTGCCACCTCGAATTGAGGGTGTAACCAATGACCAATTAAAGCAACTGGCTAACCAATTAGGCATTGATGATATTACGCTTATGGTCAAAAATGGAGATAAAAATGACTTTTTATGTGCGAAATCCAGTGACCCTGCAGAGGTAGGAACTACTACGAACGATTGGGGAGATAACTGGAATCGTATGTTTACTCAATTATGGGTTCAACAAAATGTGAAATTGGAACACAATTTCGGGCAAGCCTTACCTAATTTTTGGGCTGGTCCTCCTGATACTTCTTACAATCATCCTGACAAAGTGTACAATTATGGTTATTACAATGATGGAAAAACAAATTATATAATTGACCCCTTTATCAGTGATGCAACGTTAGTTAAATTTAATCAGATTGCTGGTGTAGATGCTACGATACAAAAATTAATAAAAGCAGATCCAATGCTACTTGAAATTGGAGTTGTGAATTCCAATCAATTAGAAGGAAAAGCCAAAAGGGAAAAAATCGAACTTAGTTTGAATAAAACGGTTTTTCACAACCGAATCCTAGTGGATGGAAAACTTAAATATCAAATTTATGATGATAAAAAATATGCAAAAAAAGCAGTAGAGTCCAACACAACTGTAAGTAAAGTCTTCCTATTTAAAGGGAATCAGATATTAAAAACATATATGCCTGTTAATATAGATTTTGATGGAAATGTACAAAAAAATAAAATGGTAGCGATTGTTACTTCTGACTATAAAGAAATCCGACACGCGCTTACAAAAAAAGAAAGTCAAGCATTATTTTTTACGTTTATATCCTCGATTATCGGAATCGTATTGACGATTTTATTATCAAGATATATTACAAGACAAAGTGTGATATTAGTGAAGGTTCAAAGCGTGTATTCTGATAACATTCAACAGTTGTATAAAACCATACAGGAACAGCGACATGATATTAAACATCATTTTTCAACGTTACAAGGTTTGCTTTATATGAAACAGTATCAAGAGATGGAAAAATATATTTCAAACCTAACCAAAGTACAGATATCCATCAATGAAGACGTTTCTATTAATATTCCAGTATTTAGCGGATTATTGAAAACAAAAATTGCAAAAGCACTGGACCGAGACATTCAATTTTCTCATCATTTTGAAAATCTGGAAACTATCAACTTTGATACAATGAAACTAACAGAGATTGTTCGTATTATCGGAAATATTTTAAGCAATGCTTTTATCGCAGTAATGGAAAATGAAGAAACCAATCGGAAAGTCATTTTAAGGGGAAATATTAATAAAGAAAATGTAGTGTTTAAAATATACAATAATGGTCCTCGGATCGAGCCTGAACATCTGTCTCATATTTTCGACTTTGGCTTTACAACCGGAAAAAATAACGGGGGAAGTGGAATTGGATTAGCCAGTGCTAAGAAAATTGTGGAGTCTTACAAAGGAAAGATTAAAGTGACAAGTGACGAGGAATGGACTACGTTTATTATCACTCTTCCCATATCAAAGCTTATAACCAGTGAGTTCAATTAA
- a CDS encoding response regulator transcription factor: MKIRVMVVEDNEAFFLLEKTFLEKEEDIELVGWASEKEEAITKATELKPDVLLLDINLIKGEDQTGVKIAIALAEIIPETKIIMLSAILDENTVRSTLGLGVAKNYVIKTEVSEIAHRVREVYEGREYEHWAGTVIQFIVRDYRETLNAATIKLTDKDKRVLELIYRGSSIEDIVKSMHVEIQTVSNQLQKISKKVLGWQWYIKRLSAYELAVRAKKMELF, from the coding sequence ATGAAGATTCGCGTTATGGTAGTAGAAGATAATGAAGCGTTCTTTTTGCTTGAAAAAACATTTCTTGAAAAGGAAGAAGACATTGAACTTGTTGGATGGGCAAGTGAAAAAGAAGAGGCAATAACAAAGGCGACAGAACTAAAACCTGATGTTTTGCTTCTGGACATTAACTTGATAAAAGGTGAAGACCAAACGGGCGTAAAAATTGCAATCGCTTTAGCAGAGATCATTCCTGAAACAAAAATCATTATGTTGAGCGCTATATTAGATGAAAATACTGTAAGAAGCACATTGGGACTTGGGGTAGCAAAAAACTATGTTATAAAGACAGAAGTCTCTGAAATTGCTCATAGGGTTCGAGAAGTCTATGAAGGTCGTGAATATGAACATTGGGCTGGAACCGTCATACAATTTATAGTTCGTGATTACAGAGAAACATTAAATGCTGCCACGATTAAATTGACGGACAAAGATAAAAGGGTACTTGAATTGATTTATAGAGGCTCCTCAATTGAGGACATAGTAAAATCAATGCATGTTGAAATACAAACCGTTAGCAATCAACTCCAAAAAATATCTAAAAAGGTTTTGGGTTGGCAATGGTATATTAAAAGATTAAGTGCTTATGAGTTAGCTGTCAGAGCTAAAAAGATGGAATTATTTTAG
- a CDS encoding AraC family transcriptional regulator produces the protein MDLLKSMNEAMRYIEDNLTNEIDFKVVARIAHCSEYHFKRMFSFLAGITLSEYIRSRRLSLAAFELTNRNLKIIDMAVKYGYNSPDSFTRAFQNFHGVTPSEARNNGQQLKAFPPMTFQLSIKGGSEMNYRIEQKEGFNIVGIMKRVPIIFEGENPEITAMWKSLTMEKIEQLKKLSNVEPLGIVQASTKFSEGRMEEKGELDQYIGVATIQNCPENFSALEVPALTWAIFESTGPFPSTLQETWGRIYSEWFPSSNYQVAEGPEILSIKTQDLTSPSVTSEIWIPVLKR, from the coding sequence ATGGATTTGCTAAAAAGCATGAATGAAGCCATGCGGTATATTGAGGATAATCTCACTAACGAAATAGATTTCAAAGTGGTGGCAAGAATCGCTCATTGTTCCGAATATCATTTTAAAAGAATGTTTTCTTTTCTTGCAGGTATAACATTATCAGAATACATTCGCAGTAGACGATTGAGCTTGGCGGCATTTGAGCTTACAAATAGGAATTTAAAGATAATTGATATGGCGGTTAAATATGGATACAATTCACCAGACTCTTTTACCAGAGCTTTTCAAAATTTCCATGGTGTAACACCATCAGAAGCAAGGAATAACGGACAGCAATTAAAAGCCTTTCCACCAATGACCTTCCAATTATCAATTAAAGGAGGAAGTGAAATGAATTACCGAATCGAACAAAAAGAGGGATTTAACATAGTTGGCATTATGAAAAGAGTTCCGATTATTTTTGAAGGGGAAAATCCAGAAATTACAGCGATGTGGAAATCCTTGACGATGGAAAAAATAGAACAATTAAAAAAACTTTCAAATGTTGAACCACTAGGGATTGTTCAAGCATCAACAAAGTTTTCTGAAGGGCGTATGGAAGAAAAAGGAGAGCTTGATCAGTATATAGGAGTGGCAACCATACAAAATTGCCCTGAAAACTTTTCAGCTTTAGAAGTTCCTGCCCTAACTTGGGCGATATTTGAATCAACCGGGCCTTTCCCTAGTACACTACAGGAAACGTGGGGAAGGATTTATTCTGAGTGGTTTCCATCTTCCAATTATCAAGTAGCAGAAGGACCAGAAATCTTATCGATTAAAACTCAAGATTTAACTTCACCATCTGTTACAAGTGAAATTTGGATTCCGGTTTTGAAAAGGTAA